From Pandoraea vervacti, the proteins below share one genomic window:
- a CDS encoding universal stress protein, translating to MYERILVSIDGSTPSNRAIDEAVKLVALSQGKIRLVSVVPSLANAYAAGAYSGFVPLESQESFEKETDEILANAQADLKKRGVDAETKMITLDTGTDEIADAVLREAQEWNADVIVLGTHGRRGINRLLLGSVAETLLRITTVPVLLVKAADK from the coding sequence ATGTATGAACGCATTCTGGTTTCGATCGACGGCAGTACTCCTTCGAACCGAGCCATCGACGAAGCGGTCAAGCTCGTAGCACTCAGCCAGGGCAAGATTCGTCTGGTTTCGGTCGTCCCGTCGCTTGCCAACGCCTACGCCGCCGGCGCTTACAGTGGCTTCGTGCCGCTCGAGAGTCAGGAGTCGTTCGAGAAGGAAACGGACGAAATTCTCGCTAATGCGCAGGCCGACCTGAAAAAGCGCGGTGTCGATGCCGAGACGAAGATGATCACGCTCGACACCGGCACCGATGAAATCGCCGACGCCGTGCTGCGCGAGGCGCAAGAGTGGAACGCAGACGTCATCGTGCTCGGCACGCACGGGCGTCGCGGCATCAACCGTCTGCTGCTGGGCAGTGTGGCCGAAACGCTGCTGCGCATCACCACCGTACCGGTACTGCTCGTCAAGGCCGCCGACAAGTAA
- the rarD gene encoding EamA family transporter RarD: MLSGRGVMLSVSASVMFSIMPALVAQLSPLTGLDVFAWRILLTLPGTLVIVTALRRWNVLGSTLSHVLHRPALLGAVLLCAAMLGVQLWLFVWAPLQQRMLDVSLGYFLLPLTMVLAGRTVYKERLSPLQTAAVIFAAVGVAHELWVTRALSWVTALIMFGYPPYFLLRRRLHLDALSGFILEMLAMAPVAVVLVWHAWAQNAPALAEARFWFWLPALGLLSASALASTFAAARVLPIGLYGILGYVEPVLLFAVSLVLLGEPFTERGLWTYAPIWIGVALIVFDSLRTLRRQRLRGPGAAP; encoded by the coding sequence ATGCTTTCCGGTCGCGGCGTGATGCTCTCCGTATCGGCGTCGGTCATGTTCTCCATCATGCCCGCGCTGGTCGCGCAACTCTCACCCCTCACGGGGCTGGACGTCTTTGCGTGGCGCATTCTGCTCACGCTGCCGGGCACGCTCGTCATCGTCACCGCATTGCGCCGCTGGAACGTGCTCGGCAGCACGCTCTCGCATGTCCTGCACCGGCCCGCCCTGCTCGGCGCGGTCTTGCTGTGCGCGGCCATGCTCGGCGTACAACTCTGGCTCTTCGTGTGGGCGCCGCTGCAACAGCGCATGCTCGACGTCTCGCTCGGTTACTTCCTCCTGCCCCTCACGATGGTGCTCGCCGGCCGTACCGTCTACAAGGAGCGCCTGAGCCCCTTGCAGACGGCCGCCGTCATCTTCGCTGCCGTGGGCGTGGCGCACGAGCTCTGGGTCACGCGGGCGCTGTCGTGGGTCACCGCGCTCATCATGTTCGGCTACCCGCCCTACTTCCTGCTGCGCCGCCGACTGCATCTCGACGCGCTGAGCGGCTTCATCCTTGAGATGCTCGCCATGGCGCCGGTGGCCGTGGTCCTCGTGTGGCACGCATGGGCGCAAAACGCACCGGCGCTGGCCGAGGCGCGCTTCTGGTTCTGGCTGCCGGCGCTGGGTCTGCTCAGTGCGAGCGCGCTCGCGAGCACCTTCGCCGCCGCCCGCGTGCTGCCCATCGGGCTGTACGGCATTCTGGGTTATGTGGAACCGGTACTGCTGTTTGCCGTCTCCCTCGTGCTGCTCGGCGAGCCGTTCACCGAGCGCGGCCTATGGACCTACGCGCCGATCTGGATCGGCGTCGCGCTCATCGTGTTCGACAGCTTGCGCACGCTGCGCCGGCAACGGCTGCGCGGCCCCGGCGCCGCCCCCTGA